Genomic segment of Ignavibacteriales bacterium:
TTGTAAAAAAAGCTCTCTACTTACCAATCCGCACTGCAACAGATCAGGGATTATTGGTGAAATGTGTTGTGCTTCGCGGTTACTTTGGACTTCTTCACTGGCAGACTCAAACAGACACTTATTTTTCAAAAGAAATTTCCGACCGCGTGCGCGTGATCGCTTGCTTAACAAATATTCCAAACATCATTCATTCGGATAGTAAGGGAGATACTTTAACTTCCGCTGATTGGCAAAACATTAAGCGTGCGGTTGGTGCAACAAACAACGATACAATGGTTCTCGTTTGGGGAAATGAACAAGACACTGAAATGGCTGTGAAGGAAATTATTATCCGCGCAAAAGAAGCTACTGTTGGAGTTCCATCGGAAACACGGCAAGCGATGCGCGATGGAACAAATGGCTTTGAAAGAATTTTGCCTGGCGCAGATAGAATGTATCCCGATACTGATCTGCCGCCAACGAGAATAACAGAAGAACGGTTGGAAAAACTTCGTTTAAATTTGCCCGAACATTTTTGGGATAGAGAAAAGTGGTATTGTAAACTTGGAATTCCAGAAGACACGTTACGTGAGTTATCAATTTCAAAATTCGCTCCGTTGTTTAAGTTTCTTGTTGATGAATGGAGAATGGATCCAATACTTACCGCAGTTGTGTTAATACAATTTCCCAAGCGGTTAAAGAGAAGTAGTTTTGATATTAGACTGTTCGATGAAGAAATAATGAGAGAAATTTTCCGGTCATACAAAGACGGTTTGCTTTCCAGAGACGGAATTTTAACCGCAATGCAAAAATCTATTAAGAAAGGAAAATTCTATCCCGAATTATTACCTAAACCTCTTACAACAAAAGAACTAGAAGAGATTATAGCTGAAACGAATAATGAATTAAGTAAAGTGCGCTTGATAAATAATGAGAATAGAAAAGAAGTTTTAATGGGACTAGTAATGAACAAAGTAAGAATGAATGTTGAAGGAAAAACAGTAACTAAAAAAATTAATGTTTGAATCTCCGCGCTCTTTGCGATCCGGCAGCTGCCGGATTTTGCGTTCTCTGCGTTAAATTTTTAAACCGCAAAGGACGCTGAGAAATTCGCAAAGCACACAAAGGAAAAATTATGGCAGATGACAATTACAAAGGTTACCGAGGCAAGACGCTTTCGGTTTTAAAAAATTTCAGTGCTCTTGTGTGGAGTGATGTTGAGATCACAACAACAAAAGGAAAATATAAGGGTATCATCCTTCCACGTTCCGAAACAGCAGATCCTTTTCACATCGTAATCAAAATGCCTGTCGGTTATAACATTGGGGTTGCCGCCGATTTGGTAACCGACATTCAAATAAGAGGACGTAAAGAAGCGCATTATAAAATTCCGGAAAAAGATTTTCCGCGCGATCCATCAAAGCCAAACGTAAAACTTCTCGGCACGGGCGGAACGATTGCATCGCGTCTTGATTACAGAACCGGCGCAGTTATTCCTGCATTCTCACCGGGAGAGCTTTACGGTTCCGTTCCCGAACTTGCCAACTACTGCAATCTCGAAACGGAAAAACTTTACGGTGTCTTCAGCGAAAATATGGGGCCCGATCAATGGAAAGGTACTGCAGAAGCAATAGGAAGAGAAATTGAAAAAGGCGTTGATGGAATTGTGATCGGTCACGGAACAGATACGATGCATCACACAGCGGCGGTGCTTTCTTTCATGGTACAAAATTCTCCAGTTCCGATTGTTATGGTAGGTTCGCAAAGGTCGAGCGACCGTCCTTCCTCCGATGCGGCACTGAATTTAATGCACAGCGTTAAGACTGCGGCTGAAAGCGATATTGCAGAAGTTATGGTTTGTATGTTCGGTCCGACATCGGATTATTACGGACTACTTCACCGCGGAACTCGTGTACGAAAAATGCATTCAAGTTACCGCTCAACATTCAGAACTATCGGCGATATTCCTATTGCAAAAGTCAGCCGCGATGAAATCACTCCTCTGCGACAAGATT
This window contains:
- the gatE gene encoding Glu-tRNA(Gln) amidotransferase subunit GatE, with product MKDFLFKPFEEMTDKDYETVGFKSGLEIHQQLFTTKKLFCRCPAGKYSDRYDAEILRHMRPTLSELGEYDGTALMEFKTKKDILYRINRESVCTYEMDDTPPFLINDDALDIALQCGMLFDCSIVDELHIARKQYLDGSIPTGFQRTAIFALDGKIPYKNRTIDIVQMSIEEDSCREISDSGHLRVYRTDRLGMPLIETVTGPNMRTPFEVAEVAEICANLVRSTNKVRRGIGSAREDVNVSVEGGTRIEIKGVPKIGRIPLLTYYEAMRQWNLLRLRDELHRRGITKETFETKSDDITRIVKKALYLPIRTATDQGLLVKCVVLRGYFGLLHWQTQTDTYFSKEISDRVRVIACLTNIPNIIHSDSKGDTLTSADWQNIKRAVGATNNDTMVLVWGNEQDTEMAVKEIIIRAKEATVGVPSETRQAMRDGTNGFERILPGADRMYPDTDLPPTRITEERLEKLRLNLPEHFWDREKWYCKLGIPEDTLRELSISKFAPLFKFLVDEWRMDPILTAVVLIQFPKRLKRSSFDIRLFDEEIMREIFRSYKDGLLSRDGILTAMQKSIKKGKFYPELLPKPLTTKELEEIIAETNNELSKVRLINNENRKEVLMGLVMNKVRMNVEGKTVTKKINV
- the gatD gene encoding Glu-tRNA(Gln) amidotransferase subunit GatD, which codes for MADDNYKGYRGKTLSVLKNFSALVWSDVEITTTKGKYKGIILPRSETADPFHIVIKMPVGYNIGVAADLVTDIQIRGRKEAHYKIPEKDFPRDPSKPNVKLLGTGGTIASRLDYRTGAVIPAFSPGELYGSVPELANYCNLETEKLYGVFSENMGPDQWKGTAEAIGREIEKGVDGIVIGHGTDTMHHTAAVLSFMVQNSPVPIVMVGSQRSSDRPSSDAALNLMHSVKTAAESDIAEVMVCMFGPTSDYYGLLHRGTRVRKMHSSYRSTFRTIGDIPIAKVSRDEITPLRQDYKRRRKDRNVKINTAFEEKVSIVYYYPNMKPDIIESLIDNDYKGIVIAGTGLGHVNKPLYPALKRAHEKGISIYMTVQTLWGYVQMYVYDTGRDMMELGVIPGENMLPEVAYMKLCWALGQTTDQKKVKDIMLTSIAGEITEREPSNGYLIYQGGLPEVEEFISKYIK